The following proteins come from a genomic window of Nocardiopsis sp. YSL2:
- a CDS encoding PAC2 family protein: MIKLARELVEPVMVAAFEGWNDAGEAASLAIEHLAEQWDTYDLCELTPDDYYDFQVTRPRMTIVEGLASAIEWPTTTVRVATPPGAERDVVLVTGPEPNMRWRSYTADLLAIARELGVRRVLMLGSLLADAPHTRPIPITGMASPVELGERYGLEATTYSGPTGIVGVAHETFASVDVETVSLWAAIPHYVAQPPCPKATLALLAWVEDYLGVRVPLGELPEDAVTWESNVNELTAEDEDIAAYVRGLEEAKDTAELPEASGDAIARDFERYLRRRDDG, from the coding sequence ATGATCAAGCTCGCACGCGAGCTCGTCGAGCCTGTCATGGTGGCGGCGTTCGAGGGCTGGAACGACGCGGGTGAGGCGGCCAGTCTGGCCATCGAACACCTCGCGGAGCAGTGGGACACCTACGACCTGTGCGAGCTGACTCCGGACGACTACTACGACTTCCAGGTGACCCGGCCGAGGATGACGATCGTGGAGGGCCTGGCGTCCGCGATCGAGTGGCCCACCACGACGGTGAGAGTCGCCACTCCCCCGGGTGCCGAACGCGACGTCGTCCTCGTCACGGGCCCGGAACCGAACATGCGGTGGCGGTCCTACACGGCCGACCTGCTGGCGATCGCCCGCGAACTGGGTGTGCGGCGGGTGCTCATGCTGGGCTCTCTGCTGGCCGACGCCCCGCACACCCGGCCGATCCCGATCACCGGGATGGCCTCGCCCGTGGAACTGGGCGAGCGGTACGGCCTGGAGGCGACCACGTACTCCGGCCCGACCGGGATCGTGGGCGTGGCCCACGAGACCTTCGCGTCGGTGGACGTGGAGACGGTCTCCCTGTGGGCGGCGATCCCGCACTACGTCGCGCAGCCGCCGTGCCCGAAGGCCACCCTGGCGCTGCTGGCGTGGGTCGAGGACTACCTGGGCGTGCGCGTGCCGCTGGGTGAGCTGCCCGAGGACGCCGTGACGTGGGAGAGCAACGTCAACGAGCTCACGGCCGAGGACGAGGACATCGCCGCCTACGTGCGCGGCCTGGAGGAGGCCAAGGACACGGCCGAACTCCCCGAGGCCTCCGGCGACGCGATCGCACGGGACTTCGAGCGGTACCTGCGCCGCCGCGACGACGGCTGA
- the metH gene encoding methionine synthase yields the protein MSARLNFREALSQRVIVADGAMGTMLQAHDLDLDQFQGHEGCNDILNITRPDIVHDTHAAFLAVGSDCVETNTFSANFGGLSEYGIEDRTYEIAEAGARVAREAADAYSTKDQPRYVLGSMGPGTKLPTLGHAPYAHLRDYYEQCARGLIDGGADSILIETCQDLLQVKAAVVGADRARRALGKDVPIIAQVTIETTGTMLMGSEIGAALTSLEPLGIDVIGLNCATGPTEMSEHLRYLSHHATVPISCMPNAGLPQLGANGAVYPLTPSELADAHDTFTSEFGLSMAGGCCGTTPEHLRQVVERVQGRGIKQRKPLVEAAASSLYQSVPFRQDSSYLAVGERTNANGSKKFRNAMLAEDWDACVEIARDQIRDGAHLLDLNIDYVGRDGVRDMRELAFRFATSSTLPVMLDSTEPAVLEAGLESLGGRAVINSVNYEDGDGPDSRFQRIMRLVKEHGAAVVGLCIDEEGQARDAEWKLRVASRLIEEITSDWGLRTSDIIIDCLTFPITTGQEETRRDGIETLNAIRELKRRYPDVQTTLGLSNLSFGVNPAARIVLNSVFLHEAVEAGLDSAIVHASKIVPINQIPEEQRQVALDLVYDRRTDDYDPLSRFIDMFTGVDAKAMRASRAEELAALPLWERLERRIIDGEMAGMEGDLDEALESKPALAIVNETLLAGMKTVGELFGSGQMQLPFVLKSAEVMKGAVAYLEPHMEKTDDDGKGRIVLATVKGDVHDIGKNLVDIILSNNGYDVVNIGIKQPVSAILEAAETERADVIGMSGLLVKSTVIMRENLEEMNSRGLSERFPVLLGGAALTRSYVEQDLAEMFEGHVRYAKDAFEGLRLMDTFMAVKRGEEGAELPALRQRRVRKGATLKVTEPEDMPARSDVATDNRVPVPPFFGDRISKGIPLADYAAFLDERATFMGQWGLKAARGGNGPSYEELVATEGRPRMRMWLDRIQTDGLLEAAVVHGHYPCYSEGDDLVVLDEDGAAERTRFTFPRQRRDRHLCLADFFRPKESGELDVVSFQVVTVGAAISRATAELFEKNAYRDYLELHGLSVQLTEALAEYWHTRVRAELGFAGEDPAELDAFFKLGYRGARFSLGYGACPNLEDRAKIMRLLEPERVGVTLSEEFQLVPEQATDAIVIHHPEATYFNV from the coding sequence ATGAGCGCTCGCCTGAACTTCCGTGAAGCACTGTCCCAGCGTGTCATCGTCGCGGACGGCGCCATGGGCACCATGCTCCAGGCACACGACCTCGACCTCGATCAGTTCCAGGGGCACGAGGGCTGCAACGACATCCTCAACATCACGCGGCCCGACATCGTGCACGACACCCATGCCGCCTTCCTGGCCGTGGGATCGGACTGCGTCGAGACCAACACCTTCTCCGCGAACTTCGGCGGCCTGTCCGAGTACGGCATCGAGGACCGCACCTACGAGATCGCCGAGGCCGGAGCCCGCGTGGCCCGCGAGGCCGCCGACGCCTACTCCACCAAGGACCAGCCGCGCTACGTCCTGGGCTCGATGGGCCCCGGCACCAAGCTGCCGACCCTGGGGCACGCCCCCTACGCCCACCTGCGCGACTACTACGAGCAGTGCGCCCGCGGCCTCATCGACGGCGGCGCCGACTCCATCCTCATCGAGACCTGCCAGGACCTGCTCCAGGTCAAGGCCGCCGTCGTCGGTGCCGACCGCGCCCGCCGTGCCCTGGGCAAGGACGTCCCGATCATCGCCCAGGTCACCATCGAGACCACCGGCACCATGCTGATGGGCTCGGAGATCGGCGCCGCGCTCACCTCCCTGGAACCGCTCGGCATCGACGTCATCGGCCTGAACTGCGCCACCGGGCCCACCGAGATGAGCGAGCACCTGCGCTACCTCTCGCACCACGCGACCGTGCCCATCTCCTGCATGCCCAACGCCGGCCTGCCGCAGCTGGGCGCCAACGGCGCCGTCTACCCGCTCACCCCCTCCGAGCTGGCCGACGCCCACGACACCTTCACCAGCGAGTTCGGTCTCAGCATGGCCGGAGGCTGCTGCGGTACCACTCCCGAGCACCTGCGGCAGGTGGTCGAGCGCGTGCAGGGCCGCGGCATCAAGCAGCGCAAGCCGCTGGTGGAGGCCGCGGCGTCCTCGCTCTACCAGAGCGTGCCCTTCCGCCAGGACTCCAGCTACCTCGCGGTCGGCGAGCGCACCAACGCCAACGGCTCCAAGAAGTTCCGCAACGCGATGCTCGCCGAGGACTGGGACGCCTGCGTCGAGATCGCCCGCGACCAGATCCGCGACGGCGCCCACCTGCTCGACCTCAACATCGACTACGTCGGCCGCGACGGCGTGCGCGACATGCGCGAGCTCGCCTTCCGCTTCGCCACCTCCTCCACCCTGCCGGTCATGCTCGACTCCACCGAGCCCGCCGTCCTGGAGGCGGGCCTGGAGTCGCTGGGCGGGCGCGCGGTCATCAACTCCGTCAACTACGAGGACGGCGACGGCCCCGACTCCCGCTTCCAGCGCATCATGCGCCTGGTCAAGGAGCACGGCGCCGCCGTGGTCGGCCTGTGCATCGACGAGGAGGGCCAGGCCCGCGACGCCGAGTGGAAGCTGCGGGTGGCCAGCCGCCTCATCGAGGAGATCACCAGCGACTGGGGCCTGCGCACCAGCGACATCATCATCGACTGCCTCACCTTCCCCATCACCACGGGGCAGGAGGAGACCCGCCGCGACGGTATCGAGACGCTGAACGCCATCCGTGAGCTCAAGCGCCGCTACCCGGACGTGCAGACCACCCTGGGCCTGTCCAACCTCTCCTTCGGCGTCAACCCCGCCGCCCGCATCGTGCTGAACTCGGTGTTCCTGCACGAGGCGGTCGAGGCCGGCCTGGACTCGGCGATCGTGCACGCCTCCAAGATCGTGCCGATCAACCAGATCCCCGAGGAGCAGCGCCAGGTCGCCCTGGACCTGGTCTACGACCGGCGCACGGACGACTACGACCCCCTGTCGCGGTTCATTGACATGTTCACGGGCGTGGACGCCAAGGCCATGCGCGCCTCGCGCGCCGAGGAGCTGGCCGCGCTGCCGCTGTGGGAGCGCCTGGAGCGGCGGATCATCGACGGCGAGATGGCCGGCATGGAGGGCGACCTCGACGAGGCGCTGGAGAGCAAGCCCGCCCTGGCCATCGTCAACGAGACCCTGCTCGCGGGTATGAAGACCGTCGGCGAGCTGTTCGGCTCCGGCCAGATGCAGCTGCCGTTCGTCCTCAAGTCCGCCGAGGTCATGAAGGGTGCGGTGGCCTACCTCGAACCGCACATGGAGAAGACCGACGACGACGGCAAGGGCCGGATCGTCCTGGCCACTGTCAAGGGCGACGTCCACGACATCGGCAAGAACCTGGTCGACATCATCCTGTCGAACAACGGCTACGACGTGGTCAACATCGGGATCAAGCAGCCGGTCTCGGCGATCCTGGAGGCCGCCGAGACCGAGCGCGCCGACGTCATCGGCATGTCCGGTCTGCTGGTCAAGTCCACGGTCATCATGCGGGAGAACCTGGAGGAGATGAACTCCCGGGGCCTGTCCGAGCGCTTCCCCGTGCTGCTGGGCGGCGCCGCCCTGACCCGCTCCTACGTGGAGCAGGACCTGGCGGAGATGTTCGAGGGCCACGTCCGCTACGCCAAGGACGCCTTCGAGGGCCTGCGCCTGATGGACACCTTCATGGCCGTCAAGCGCGGCGAGGAGGGCGCCGAGCTGCCCGCCCTGCGCCAGCGCAGGGTGCGCAAGGGCGCCACCCTGAAGGTGACCGAGCCCGAGGACATGCCCGCCCGCAGCGACGTGGCCACCGACAACCGGGTGCCCGTCCCGCCGTTCTTCGGCGACCGCATCAGCAAGGGCATCCCGCTGGCCGACTACGCGGCCTTCCTCGACGAGCGCGCCACGTTCATGGGCCAGTGGGGCCTCAAGGCCGCCCGCGGCGGCAACGGCCCCTCCTACGAGGAGCTCGTGGCGACCGAGGGGCGCCCCCGCATGCGGATGTGGCTGGACCGTATCCAGACCGACGGCCTGCTGGAGGCCGCGGTCGTGCACGGGCACTACCCCTGCTACAGCGAGGGCGACGACCTCGTCGTGCTGGACGAGGACGGCGCCGCCGAGCGCACGCGCTTCACGTTCCCGCGCCAGCGCCGCGACCGCCACCTGTGCCTGGCCGACTTCTTCCGGCCCAAGGAGTCCGGTGAGCTGGACGTGGTGTCCTTCCAGGTGGTGACCGTGGGCGCGGCGATCAGCCGTGCCACCGCGGAGCTGTTCGAGAAGAACGCCTACCGCGACTACCTGGAGCTGCACGGGCTGTCGGTACAGCTGACGGAGGCACTGGCCGAGTACTGGCACACGCGGGTGCGGGCCGAGCTGGGCTTCGCCGGCGAGGACCCGGCCGAGCTCGACGCCTTCTTCAAGCTCGGCTACCGGGGCGCCCGCTTCTCCCTGGGCTACGGGGCCTGCCCCAACCTGGAGGACCGGGCCAAGATCATGCGCCTGCTGGAGCCCGAGCGCGTCGGGGTGACGCTGTCGGAGGAGTTCCAGCTGGTCCCGGAGCAGGCCACCGACGCGATCGTCATCCACCACCCCGAGGCGACGTACTTCAACGTCTGA
- a CDS encoding NmrA family NAD(P)-binding protein — MSSHATSSIFVIGGTGAQGMPVVRSLVADKKYSVRVLTRDSTSPRAQVLLALGNVSVLEGSFADEEVLREGFRGCDGAFINIDGFNTGEKTETYWAIRSYEIAIEEGIKFFVYGNLDYTLKKSGYDSRFRTGHYDGKGRMAEWVLFQNEKNRNRMGAAVFTSGPYMEMTISPLTPMTPAIEDGVVTWRVPLGGGAVPHVALEDCGFYVRWLFDHPERADGMDLEVAIEHMTYTDMAAAFEKVTGHPAQYIDTDLDAYWNSPDLKGIADHPAGYNADPDDKSTMSFRDNFTGFWNVWKHGIITRDYALLDEIHPDRIRSAEQWFRREDQVGRELGKGSLWERVQPENWSLDSAILKSSADLRTGKL, encoded by the coding sequence ATGTCTTCTCACGCCACCTCCTCCATCTTCGTCATCGGCGGTACAGGGGCTCAAGGAATGCCCGTCGTCCGCTCTCTTGTCGCCGACAAGAAGTACTCCGTCCGAGTCCTCACGCGCGATTCCACGTCCCCCCGGGCCCAGGTCCTCCTCGCGCTCGGCAATGTCTCCGTCCTCGAAGGGTCGTTCGCCGACGAAGAGGTGCTTCGGGAGGGATTTCGCGGCTGTGACGGGGCGTTCATCAACATCGACGGGTTCAACACCGGCGAGAAGACCGAGACCTACTGGGCCATCCGCAGTTACGAGATAGCGATCGAAGAGGGCATCAAGTTCTTCGTCTATGGAAACCTCGACTACACCCTCAAGAAGTCAGGCTACGACTCCAGGTTCCGCACCGGCCACTATGACGGAAAAGGCCGCATGGCCGAGTGGGTACTGTTTCAGAACGAAAAGAACAGGAACAGGATGGGAGCGGCGGTCTTCACCTCGGGCCCCTATATGGAGATGACGATCTCACCGCTCACGCCGATGACGCCCGCCATCGAGGACGGTGTCGTCACGTGGCGGGTCCCTCTCGGTGGGGGAGCCGTTCCCCACGTGGCTCTCGAGGACTGCGGCTTCTACGTCCGCTGGCTCTTCGACCACCCGGAGCGTGCCGACGGCATGGACCTCGAAGTCGCCATCGAACACATGACCTATACCGATATGGCTGCGGCGTTCGAAAAGGTCACCGGGCATCCGGCACAGTACATCGACACGGATCTGGACGCGTACTGGAACAGCCCGGACCTGAAGGGGATCGCTGATCACCCTGCCGGATACAACGCCGACCCCGACGACAAGAGCACCATGAGCTTCCGCGACAATTTCACGGGCTTCTGGAATGTGTGGAAGCACGGAATTATCACCAGGGACTACGCTCTGCTCGACGAAATCCACCCCGACAGGATCAGAAGTGCCGAGCAGTGGTTCCGTCGAGAGGACCAGGTGGGAAGGGAACTCGGCAAGGGAAGTCTGTGGGAGAGGGTTCAGCCGGAGAACTGGAGTCTCGACTCCGCGATCCTCAAGAGCAGTGCGGATCTCAGGACGGGAAAGCTGTGA
- a CDS encoding TetR/AcrR family transcriptional regulator, with protein sequence MTTEAKPSTRDRLLEAAAALTYRDGVGIGVEALCRAAGVSKRSLYKLFDSKDELLAASLEERAAAFAATLLPAVDDGRSPRERILHVFEQVESQAGVPEYRGCRYLAVQVELKDQSHPASRVAHHVKANLTAFFRSEAEQGGASDPDLLARQLSLVFDGASARAGIGADQLTGLIAPTVATLLDVAGMR encoded by the coding sequence ATGACCACCGAAGCAAAGCCAAGTACCAGAGATCGACTGCTGGAGGCGGCGGCCGCGCTCACCTACCGGGACGGTGTCGGCATCGGCGTCGAGGCACTGTGCAGGGCGGCAGGGGTGTCGAAGCGCTCCCTGTACAAGCTGTTCGACAGCAAGGACGAACTGCTCGCCGCGAGTCTGGAGGAGCGCGCCGCCGCCTTCGCGGCGACCCTACTGCCCGCCGTGGACGATGGCCGCTCCCCCCGCGAGCGGATCCTGCACGTCTTCGAGCAGGTGGAGTCTCAGGCAGGCGTGCCAGAGTATCGGGGGTGTCGGTACCTGGCCGTCCAGGTCGAGCTCAAGGACCAGAGCCACCCTGCGAGCCGGGTGGCTCACCACGTCAAGGCGAATCTGACAGCGTTCTTCCGTTCCGAGGCCGAACAGGGCGGGGCGAGCGATCCCGACCTCCTGGCCCGGCAGCTCAGCCTGGTCTTCGACGGCGCCAGTGCCCGTGCGGGGATCGGAGCCGACCAGCTGACCGGGCTCATCGCGCCTACTGTGGCCACCCTGCTCGACGTGGCGGGCATGCGCTGA
- a CDS encoding HAD family phosphatase: MSEPITLNRDTSEAEAGRRLQAVLLDMDGTLIESEHLWGESEAELVAELGGVWTEEDHARNVGNAADPVARYIIGLTGADLAPREVARRLYAKFRRKLEGGARVRPGAKELVRMVSEAGIPVALVTSTERELIEAAIGGIGLESFDDSVAGDEVAANKPDPDPYLRAARRLGVDARRCVAFEDSLVGVTAAADAGCVTVAVPDHVEIPPREGVVFRDSLVGVDMEWLESLVADR, from the coding sequence ATGAGCGAACCGATCACGCTGAACCGAGACACGTCCGAGGCCGAGGCCGGGAGGCGCCTCCAGGCGGTCCTGCTGGACATGGACGGCACGCTCATCGAGAGCGAGCACCTGTGGGGGGAGTCCGAGGCGGAGCTCGTCGCCGAGCTGGGCGGGGTGTGGACCGAGGAGGACCACGCGCGCAACGTCGGCAACGCGGCCGACCCCGTGGCCCGCTACATCATCGGCCTGACCGGCGCCGACCTCGCCCCGCGCGAGGTCGCCCGGAGGCTGTACGCGAAGTTCCGGCGCAAGCTGGAGGGCGGTGCCCGGGTGCGCCCGGGAGCCAAGGAGCTGGTCCGGATGGTCTCCGAGGCGGGCATCCCGGTCGCCCTGGTGACCTCCACCGAGCGCGAGCTGATCGAAGCCGCCATCGGCGGAATCGGCCTGGAGAGCTTCGACGACTCCGTGGCCGGTGACGAGGTCGCCGCCAACAAGCCCGACCCCGACCCCTACCTGCGGGCCGCCCGCCGTCTGGGCGTCGACGCCCGGCGCTGCGTGGCCTTCGAGGACTCCCTGGTGGGTGTGACGGCCGCGGCCGACGCCGGCTGCGTGACCGTCGCCGTGCCCGACCACGTGGAGATCCCCCCGCGCGAGGGCGTGGTCTTCCGCGACAGCCTGGTGGGCGTGGACATGGAGTGGCTGGAGTCGCTGGTCGCCGACCGCTGA
- a CDS encoding carboxylesterase/lipase family protein gives MTAVEPRTATDEPEAGTTTGRIRGRHEGGLAVFRGIPFAEPPVGPDRFMAPRPARTWDGVREAFAFGPPPPQEIPVPETFAFGPPPPHESHGSGDAAPTDDRTDGDWLTVNVWTPGVDPAAARPVIVWIYGGAYKVGSSDEPYYDAHRIAGDGDVVTVTFNHRVGIEGFAQIDGAPANRGVLDQIAALEWVRDNIAAFGGDPAQVTVVGESAGAGAVACLLTAPAARGLFHRAIVQSLPGTFFSPELAEDVTAAIAAEMGLRPTVADLSGVAPRVLPAAGAAVSRALRSHQDRWGAVALTPTPFSPVVDGDVLPVTPWRALADGAARDVDLIVGHTRDEYRLFVATSELVGQIDDARAAEALRVFGPGPDPERAYREAFPDASPERLFELVQSDWLMRMPSLHLAEAQVRGGGRAHMYEVTWSAPGNGGALGACHGLDVLLLFGVYDTDLGRLFLGPDGVPEAERLSAHVRRAWTDFAATGDPGWPAYDTEQRLTRLLDTEPRTSAYPEEASRRLWRDHVFAPLPLVRDRDR, from the coding sequence ATGACCGCGGTCGAACCCCGAACGGCCACCGACGAGCCCGAGGCCGGGACCACCACCGGCCGGATCCGCGGCCGCCATGAGGGCGGCCTGGCCGTCTTCCGCGGCATCCCCTTCGCCGAACCCCCCGTGGGCCCCGACCGGTTCATGGCACCGCGGCCCGCACGCACCTGGGACGGGGTACGCGAGGCGTTCGCCTTCGGTCCCCCTCCACCCCAGGAGATCCCCGTGCCCGAGACGTTCGCGTTCGGTCCCCCTCCGCCCCATGAGAGCCACGGGTCCGGGGACGCCGCGCCCACGGACGACAGAACCGACGGCGACTGGCTCACGGTCAACGTCTGGACCCCGGGCGTCGACCCGGCCGCCGCCCGCCCGGTGATCGTGTGGATCTACGGCGGTGCCTACAAGGTCGGCTCCTCCGACGAGCCCTACTACGACGCCCACCGCATCGCCGGCGACGGCGACGTCGTCACGGTCACCTTCAACCACCGCGTCGGCATCGAGGGCTTCGCCCAGATCGACGGCGCCCCGGCCAACCGCGGTGTCCTCGACCAGATCGCCGCTCTGGAGTGGGTACGCGACAACATCGCGGCCTTCGGCGGCGACCCCGCGCAGGTCACCGTCGTCGGCGAGTCGGCAGGCGCGGGGGCCGTCGCCTGCCTGTTGACCGCGCCCGCGGCCCGGGGGCTCTTCCACCGCGCGATCGTCCAGAGCCTGCCGGGCACCTTCTTCAGCCCGGAGCTGGCCGAGGACGTCACCGCCGCCATCGCCGCGGAGATGGGTCTGCGCCCCACCGTGGCCGATCTGTCGGGGGTGGCCCCGCGCGTACTCCCCGCCGCCGGGGCGGCGGTCAGCCGCGCCCTGCGCAGCCACCAGGACCGGTGGGGCGCGGTCGCACTCACCCCGACGCCGTTCTCACCGGTCGTGGACGGCGACGTCCTGCCCGTCACACCGTGGCGGGCGCTGGCCGACGGCGCCGCGCGGGACGTGGACCTGATCGTCGGCCACACCCGGGACGAGTACCGCCTCTTCGTCGCCACGTCCGAGCTCGTCGGGCAGATCGACGACGCTCGGGCGGCCGAGGCCCTACGCGTCTTCGGCCCGGGCCCGGACCCCGAGCGCGCCTACCGTGAGGCCTTCCCCGACGCCTCGCCCGAGCGACTGTTCGAACTCGTCCAGTCCGACTGGCTCATGCGTATGCCCTCGCTGCACCTGGCCGAGGCGCAGGTCCGCGGCGGAGGCCGGGCGCACATGTACGAGGTCACCTGGTCCGCGCCGGGCAACGGCGGTGCCCTGGGGGCCTGCCACGGACTCGACGTGCTGCTCCTGTTCGGCGTCTACGACACGGATCTGGGCCGGCTGTTCCTCGGCCCCGACGGCGTCCCGGAGGCCGAGCGCCTCTCGGCCCACGTGCGGCGGGCCTGGACGGACTTCGCCGCCACCGGCGACCCGGGCTGGCCCGCCTACGACACCGAGCAGCGCCTGACCCGCCTGCTGGACACGGAGCCGCGCACCAGCGCCTACCCCGAGGAGGCGTCCCGCCGCCTGTGGCGGGACCACGTCTTCGCGCCCCTGCCCCTGGTGCGGGACCGGGACCGGTGA
- a CDS encoding TetR/AcrR family transcriptional regulator, translating into MESDQKTDRRVRRSQAALMRAAVELVTERGTTAIAVSDLAQAADVSRQLVYLQFGDRDTLLLEAALDLVRRELVTHTPVPADITDPDRHLAAAKHFARYRTFYRAMVTSPCGYALTLALSDLLAPASRLIVDRMTAGTASPELAEDLTRFVVGGWAAFFNTWLVESPDPLDAEAFTARLMRMVPALTGADALSIPPEETP; encoded by the coding sequence ATGGAGAGCGACCAGAAGACCGACCGGAGGGTGCGGCGCTCTCAGGCGGCGCTCATGCGCGCCGCCGTGGAGCTGGTGACCGAGCGCGGCACCACCGCCATCGCGGTGTCCGACCTCGCCCAGGCGGCCGACGTGAGCCGCCAACTCGTCTATCTGCAGTTCGGCGACCGCGACACCCTGCTGCTGGAGGCCGCGCTCGACCTCGTACGGCGCGAGCTGGTCACGCACACCCCGGTACCGGCCGACATCACCGACCCCGACCGGCACCTGGCCGCGGCGAAGCACTTCGCGCGCTACCGGACCTTCTACCGGGCGATGGTCACCAGCCCCTGCGGCTACGCCCTCACACTGGCGCTCAGCGATCTGCTCGCCCCGGCCAGTCGGCTCATCGTCGACCGGATGACCGCGGGAACGGCCTCCCCCGAGCTGGCCGAGGACCTCACCCGGTTCGTCGTCGGCGGATGGGCCGCGTTCTTCAACACCTGGCTGGTCGAGAGCCCCGATCCCCTCGACGCCGAGGCGTTCACCGCCCGGCTCATGCGCATGGTGCCGGCTCTGACCGGCGCCGACGCCCTCTCCATCCCACCTGAGGAGACCCCATGA
- the gndA gene encoding NADP-dependent phosphogluconate dehydrogenase has translation MSTQAQIGVTGLAVMGRNLARNLARNGFTVAVHNRTAARTDALIEEFGQEGDFVAAHTAQEFVAALERPRRLVVMVKAGAPTDAVIDEFAPLLEPGDMIIDGGNAHFADTRRRERRLREQDLHFVGTGISGGEEGALHGPSIMPGGSAESYAVLGPILERIAAKAEDGTPCVSHVGPDGAGHFVKMVHNGIEYADMQLIGEAYQLLRDVAGYTPGRISDIFRTWNTGRLDSYLIEITAEVLAHVDARTGQSFVDVVADTAEQKGTGRWTVQTALDLGVPVSGIAEAVFARSLSGHVPLREASRSLEGPKPQALTEEEAAAFADRVEQALYASKIMSYVQGFHEITAGGEEYGWGIDPGAVAALWRGGCIIRAAFLDRIRAAYDTRPDLPSLLSDATFAREVADAQDDWREVMVAATRQGVPAPGFGAALAYYDSLRAERLPAALVQGQRDFFGAHTYRRTDREGAFHTLWGGDRSEVEA, from the coding sequence ATGAGCACGCAAGCCCAGATCGGTGTCACCGGACTCGCGGTCATGGGGCGCAACCTCGCCCGCAACCTGGCCCGGAACGGCTTCACCGTCGCGGTCCACAACCGCACCGCGGCCCGGACCGACGCCCTGATCGAGGAGTTCGGGCAGGAGGGCGACTTCGTCGCGGCCCACACCGCGCAGGAGTTCGTCGCCGCGCTGGAGCGCCCCCGCCGTCTGGTGGTCATGGTCAAGGCCGGAGCGCCCACCGACGCCGTCATCGACGAGTTCGCGCCCCTGCTGGAGCCCGGCGACATGATCATCGACGGCGGCAACGCGCACTTCGCCGACACGCGCCGCCGCGAGCGCCGCCTGCGCGAACAGGACCTGCACTTCGTCGGCACCGGCATCTCCGGCGGCGAGGAGGGCGCCCTGCACGGGCCCAGCATCATGCCCGGCGGGTCGGCGGAGTCCTACGCCGTGCTCGGCCCCATCCTGGAGCGGATCGCCGCCAAGGCCGAGGACGGCACACCGTGCGTGTCCCACGTGGGCCCCGACGGCGCGGGCCACTTCGTGAAGATGGTGCACAACGGCATCGAGTACGCCGACATGCAGCTGATCGGTGAGGCCTACCAGCTGCTGCGCGATGTGGCGGGCTACACCCCGGGCCGGATCTCCGACATCTTCCGCACCTGGAACACCGGTCGGCTGGACTCCTACCTGATCGAGATCACCGCCGAGGTGCTCGCGCACGTGGACGCCCGCACCGGGCAGTCGTTCGTGGACGTGGTCGCCGACACGGCCGAGCAGAAGGGCACCGGCCGCTGGACCGTGCAGACCGCGCTGGACCTGGGCGTGCCGGTCTCCGGCATCGCCGAGGCGGTCTTCGCTCGCTCGCTGTCGGGGCACGTGCCGCTGCGCGAGGCGTCGCGGTCGCTGGAGGGTCCCAAACCGCAGGCGCTGACGGAGGAGGAGGCCGCCGCCTTCGCCGACCGCGTCGAGCAGGCGCTCTACGCCTCCAAGATCATGTCCTACGTCCAGGGCTTCCACGAGATCACCGCGGGCGGTGAGGAGTACGGCTGGGGAATCGACCCGGGCGCGGTCGCCGCCCTGTGGCGCGGCGGCTGCATCATCCGGGCCGCGTTCCTGGACCGTATCCGCGCCGCCTACGACACACGCCCGGACCTGCCGAGCCTGCTGTCGGACGCCACGTTCGCCCGGGAGGTCGCCGACGCCCAGGACGACTGGCGCGAGGTCATGGTGGCGGCCACCCGCCAGGGCGTGCCCGCGCCGGGCTTCGGAGCGGCGCTGGCCTACTACGACTCCCTGCGCGCCGAGCGCCTGCCCGCCGCGCTCGTCCAGGGCCAGCGGGACTTCTTCGGTGCCCACACCTACCGGCGCACGGACCGGGAGGGCGCGTTCCACACCCTCTGGGGCGGCGACCGCTCCGAGGTCGAGGCGTAA
- a CDS encoding cellulose synthase, translating into MPDDLTATAGLSLGAALTIAGLLITFFVWRRKGAASGLRGVAWSLLPLAAGLLGLMNAIWQFVLSLLGIVAGLALNPLVWAGAVLVGLSVVLYVVSGFMRLRGLGTSPRGAAKDGPSAPKGEGGAKAVGPAAGPAGQVGAKAPKKSGADDLSDFSDIEEMLRKRGIE; encoded by the coding sequence ATGCCTGACGACCTGACAGCAACCGCCGGCCTTTCCCTGGGAGCCGCCCTCACCATCGCGGGTCTGCTCATCACCTTCTTCGTGTGGCGGCGCAAGGGCGCCGCCTCGGGGCTGCGCGGCGTGGCGTGGTCCCTGCTGCCGCTGGCCGCGGGTCTGCTCGGCCTGATGAACGCCATCTGGCAGTTCGTCCTCAGCCTCCTGGGCATCGTGGCCGGACTGGCGCTCAACCCGCTGGTCTGGGCGGGAGCGGTCCTGGTGGGTCTCTCGGTGGTCCTCTACGTGGTCTCGGGCTTCATGCGCCTGCGTGGCCTGGGCACCTCACCGCGCGGGGCGGCCAAGGACGGGCCGAGCGCCCCGAAGGGCGAGGGCGGAGCGAAGGCGGTCGGACCGGCCGCGGGACCCGCGGGCCAGGTCGGCGCGAAGGCGCCGAAGAAGTCCGGGGCCGACGACCTCTCCGACTTCAGCGACATCGAGGAGATGCTGCGCAAGCGCGGTATCGAGTAG